The DNA region CCCGGATTCGCTGGCGCAGTTCAAGGACAATCCGGCGTTCAAGGTGACCGAGGGCGCCTCGACCACCAAGGAGCTCCTCGCCTTCAACGACCGCGCCGCCCCCTTCGACAACGTTAAGGTTCGCAAGGCCGTCGCCCGTGCCATCGACGACAAGAAGCTGCTCGATTCCATCTGGGGCGGCTACGGCACGCTGATCGGCTCGATGGTACCGCCGACGGACCCCTGGTATGTCGATCTCACCGGCGTCGATGCCTATGATCCCGCCAGCGCCAAGGCGCTGCTGGCCGAGGCCGGTCTGCCGGACGGGTTCGAGTTCACGCTCGATACGCCGGACTATGATCCGCATCCGCTTGTCGCGCAGTTCCTGCAGTCGGAACTGGCCAAGGTCGGCATCAAGGTGAAGATCAACGTCATCACCGCCAATGAGTGGTACACCAAGATCTACCAGAAGCATGACTTCCAGGCGACGTTGCAGGAGCATGTCAACCATCGCGACATCGTGTTCTACGGCAATCCGGACTTCTACTGGGGCTACAACAATCCCGAGGTCGTGAAGCTGATCGCGGATTCGGAGCAGGCGGCGAGCGTCGAGGACCAGACGGCGAAGCTGCTGCAGGCGAACAAGATCATTGCCGAGGATGCCGCCAGCGACTGGCTCTATCTCTATCCCCAGATCGTGGTGTCGGCCGCGGGGGTCAGCGGCTATCCGGTGAACGGGCTTAACTCGCAGTTCTTCGCCTATGGGATCCAGAAGGCGAAATGATCTGGCGAGCCGGCGGCATCGGCCGCCGGCTTCCACACCCGCTCGGCGGGCTGAGTCTTGGCTGTATCGGAGTCTCAGCGGTATCGGAGACCTGGCCGTCCCGAAGCCTTGGCGGTAATGACCCGGCGCGCGTGGCACGATAAGATGGCCGCCGGTCGATCGACAAAGGGCATGCCGCCATTTTCACCTATCTGCTCCGCCGGCTGGCTGTCCTGATCCTGTCGCTTTTCATCGCGGCCATCGTGCTGTTCGTGCTCCTCCGCCTGTTGCCGGGCGATCCGGCGAATGCGCTGCTCGGCATTGGCGCTACCGACGCTCAGATCGAGGCGGCGCGGCAGCAGGTCGGCTCCGACCAGCCGCTGACCGTGCAGTTCGGGCATTTTCTTGGCAATCTGGCGCGGTTCGATCTGGGAACCTCGTTCGTCAGCAAGGCCAGCGTCGTCGAAGAGATCGGCAAACGGATGAGCGTCACGCTGCCGCTCACCGTTTTTGGCTTCCTGCTCGCCGTGCTCATCGCCGTCCCTCTTGGCATTGTCGCGGCGGTGAAGTCGGACCGCTGGTATGGCGCGACGATCTCGGTCGTCAGCCAGCTCGGCATTGCCATTCCCGCCTTCTGGCTCGGCATCCTGCTTGTTACCGTCTTCGCCATACGCTGGCGGCTGTTCCCGTCCGGCGGCTTCCCGCTGCGAGGCTGGGAAAATGTCGGCGAGGCCGCTGTGTCTCTGGCGCTGCCGGTGCTCACTGTCGCGCTCGTGATTGCCGCTTCGCTGCTGCGCTATGTGCGCTCGGCAACGCTGGACGTGCTCGGCAGCGATTATCTGCGAACCGCCCGGGCGCTTGGCGCGAGCTTTCCCGAGGCGTTGATTCGGCACGGCATCCGCAATGGCGCCGTGCCGGTGGTCTCGATCCTCGGCATCGAGTTGGCGACGACCTTTCTCGGGGCCGTGGTGGTCGAGAAGGTCTTCGCGCTGCCCGGCCTCGGCTCGATGCTGCTCCTCGCCATCCAGCAGCGCGACTATCCAAACGTGCAGGGCGTGCTGTTCGTCTCGACGCTCCTGGTGCTGCTGGTCGGCTTCGCCGCCGATCTGCTGCAGCGCCTGATCGACCCGCGCCTCCGCGGCAAGGGGAACGCGTCATGACGATGGCGGCCTCCCTCCCGTCCAGCCGGCGTAACCGTTCCTGGGTCCTATCGGCCGGACTGCTGCTGGTCGGTATCCATGTCGCGGTGGCGCTGCTGACGCTGGTCTGGACGCCCTATGATCCGACCGGCATGTCCGGCGGACGGCTGGAACCGCCATCGCTCGCCCATTGGGCCGGCACCGACCGCCTCGGCCGCGATCTGTTCACGCAGATCATGATCGGATCGCGCATCGCGCTTCTCGTCGGGACGGGCGCGGTCGTGATCGGCGGCCTGATCGGCGTGACGCTGGGATTGTTTGCCGCCTTCGCATCGCGCTGGCTCGAGGATGCGCTGGCCGCGACGCTCGATATCCTCATCGCTTTTCCGACCCTCTTGATCGCCATGCTGGTGGTCGCCGCCAGCGAGACCGCGACCCTTGGCTCGGCCATCCTGGCGCTCGGCATCGCGCTGTCGGCGATCGTCGCCCGGCTCACCCGCATCCTGGCCAAACGCGTCCTGATGATGGACTACATCACCGCCGCCCGCACCTCCGGCACGTCCTGGATCGGCATCGTCTTCAGGCACCTTCTGCCCAATATCCTGCCGACGCTGTCGGTCAATTTCGCGCTGCAATTCGGTCTCGCCGTCATCGCCGAGGCTTCGCTCTCCTATCTCGGCCTCGGGGCGCCGCCACCCAACGCCTCATGGGGTCGGCTGCTGCAGGAGGCGCAGGGCACGGTCTATACGGCGCCGATCGGTGCCGTGGCGCCGGGCATCGCGCTCGTATCGCTGGTGATCGGCATCAACCTGCTCGCCGACGGCCTTCGCGATCGGGTCGATCCGACCCGGAGGCGGGCGCGATGAGCCTGCTTGCGATTGAGGGGCTGACGCTGAGCGCCGGCGGTGCGGTCCTCGTCCGCGATCTGTCGCTCCACATCGAGCCCGGCGAGCGGGTGGGGCTGATCGGCGAATCCGGGTCCGGCAAGTCCTTGACGGCCATGGCCGCGACCGGGCTCCTGCCGCCCGACATCGACGTGCGGGGTTCGGTGCTGCTGGGCGGGCAGGAGGTGATCGGTACGCCGGACCGAGAGCTGGATCGCCTCCGCGGCAGCGTCGCCGCCTTCGTGTTCCAGGAGCCGCTGACCGCGCTCGATCCGCTGCTTCGGCTCGGCCGGCAGGTCGCCGAGCCGCTGCGCCGGACAGCGCGCCGCGAGGGGCGAGCGCTTTCCGGCATGGCGCTCGACCGGGCCGTCGTGCAGTTGCTCGAGCAGGTCGCCCTTCCGCAGCCGGAGCGTGTCGCGCGTTCCTATCCGCATGAGGTCTCGGGCGGGCAACGCCAGCGCGTCGCGATCGCCATGGCGCTCGCCTGCCGCCCGCGATTGCTGATCGCCGATGAGCCGACAACGGCGCTAGACGTCACCACCCAGGCCGAGATCCTGGCGCTGCTGGGCAACCTCGTGCGCGATCGCGATATGGCGCTGCTGTTCATCAGCCACGATCTTCCGGTTGTCGCCGCGGTGGTCGACCGCGTCGTTGTCCTGCGCCAGGGCGTCGCCGTCGAGACGGGGCCTGTGGGCCGGGTGTTCGATGCGCCCCAGCACGAATATACGCGCGCTCTGGTCGCGGCTGCGCGCGCCTTCGATGCGGCGCTGGATGGTGCGGCATGAGCCTCGTCAGCGTCGAGCATGTCAGCTTCTTCTACAGCCGCGATCGGCTGGTTCTGGACGATGTCTCGCTGAACATCCGGCCGGGCGCCAGCATCGGCCTGGTCGGGGAGTCCGGCTCCGGCAAGACGACCTTGCTCCGCCTGCTGCTCGGGCTGCTGCGCCCCTCGTCCGGCCGGATCCGGTTTGAGGAAGCGGCGCTCGATCCGGGCGACAGGGCCTTCATGCGCGGGTATCGCCGGCAGGTGCAGGCGGTGTTCCAGGACCCCTATTCATCGCTCGATCCGCGACAGACCGTGCTCGGCATTGTCGGCGAGCCGCTCCGATCGCTGGCCATTCCCGGAAATCGCCGGGAGCAGGTCGTGGCCGCGCTGGTCTCCGTCGGGCTCGATCCCGACATCCTCGCCCGCTATCCGCATGAATTCTCCGGCGGACAGCGGCAGCGCATCGCCATCGCGCGAGCAATCGTCGCCCGGCCGAAGCTATTGCTGGCCGATGAGGCGGTGAGCGCGCTCGACCTTTCGACCCGCATTCACATCGTCGAATTGCTGAAGCGACTTGCCGCCGATATGACGCTGGTCTTCGTGTCGCACGATCTCGGCGTCGTCGCGGCGCTCTGCGACGAGATCGTCGTTCTCGAACGGGGCCGGATCGTCGAGGCCGGCGCCACGGGCGCGATCCTCGCCGCGCCTCAACATCCCTACACCAGAACCTTGCTGGGAAGCGTGCCGCGCATGCCGGCCCCAGGGGCAGCCAAGGACGAAACCCGATGAGTGCCTCTCGCGATTATCTCGCCTCGCTCGATGCCTGGAAAGCGCAGCGTCTCGCCAATCTCAAGGCGGATAGCGGCTGGCTTAACATCATCGGCCGCTACTGGCTGGGTCCGGGCAGCGTGACGGTCGGCGCCGCTGCCGACAACGACATCGTGCTCACCACCGGGCCCGCACGGGTTGGTACCCTGACGCAGGACGAGGCCGGCCAGGTCAGCTTCACGCCGGCCAATGGCGGCGACGCCCTGAGGCTGGCGCTCGACAAGAAGAACCCGCCCAAATTCCAGATCGGCCGCCTTCTGCTCGAGGTTACGACGCTCAACGGCGAGAACGCGCTGCGCGTGCGAGACACCCAGTCCAAGGCTCCTGGAGCCTTTCCGGGCATCGATTCCTTCGGCGTAAAGCCTGAATGGCGGATCGTCGCCGATTGGGTGCCCTATGATCAGCCGCGCGGCGTCACCGTGAACACGACCAAGGACATCGCCACCGATGTCGAGGTGTCGCACAAGGCAGTCTTCACGCTGGACGGGACGCGTTACGAACTTCTCGCGACGCATGGGACGCCGGAGGCGCCGCAATTCGTCATCCGCGATCTGACTTCGCGAGATACGA from Kaistia algarum includes:
- a CDS encoding ABC transporter substrate-binding protein; this encodes MATALFTSMMAPAAFAQAFDPDATIRIGSLYEPQNLDNTAGAGQGINEAFNGNVYEALFQLTDAGSVVPQLVDSFTASDDGLTYTFKLKPGVTFHSGDPLTAADVKYSIERVTAEGSKSSRKKSLATIASIETPDDQTVVIKLSARSISLPYNLSYVWIVNDKAGDIAGKEDGTGPYKLEEWRRGSALALDRFASYWGKAPTNAKVVYTYFTDATALNNALLTEAVDLITSVQSPDSLAQFKDNPAFKVTEGASTTKELLAFNDRAAPFDNVKVRKAVARAIDDKKLLDSIWGGYGTLIGSMVPPTDPWYVDLTGVDAYDPASAKALLAEAGLPDGFEFTLDTPDYDPHPLVAQFLQSELAKVGIKVKINVITANEWYTKIYQKHDFQATLQEHVNHRDIVFYGNPDFYWGYNNPEVVKLIADSEQAASVEDQTAKLLQANKIIAEDAASDWLYLYPQIVVSAAGVSGYPVNGLNSQFFAYGIQKAK
- a CDS encoding ABC transporter permease codes for the protein MLRRLAVLILSLFIAAIVLFVLLRLLPGDPANALLGIGATDAQIEAARQQVGSDQPLTVQFGHFLGNLARFDLGTSFVSKASVVEEIGKRMSVTLPLTVFGFLLAVLIAVPLGIVAAVKSDRWYGATISVVSQLGIAIPAFWLGILLVTVFAIRWRLFPSGGFPLRGWENVGEAAVSLALPVLTVALVIAASLLRYVRSATLDVLGSDYLRTARALGASFPEALIRHGIRNGAVPVVSILGIELATTFLGAVVVEKVFALPGLGSMLLLAIQQRDYPNVQGVLFVSTLLVLLVGFAADLLQRLIDPRLRGKGNAS
- a CDS encoding ABC transporter permease, translated to MTMAASLPSSRRNRSWVLSAGLLLVGIHVAVALLTLVWTPYDPTGMSGGRLEPPSLAHWAGTDRLGRDLFTQIMIGSRIALLVGTGAVVIGGLIGVTLGLFAAFASRWLEDALAATLDILIAFPTLLIAMLVVAASETATLGSAILALGIALSAIVARLTRILAKRVLMMDYITAARTSGTSWIGIVFRHLLPNILPTLSVNFALQFGLAVIAEASLSYLGLGAPPPNASWGRLLQEAQGTVYTAPIGAVAPGIALVSLVIGINLLADGLRDRVDPTRRRAR
- a CDS encoding ATP-binding cassette domain-containing protein, coding for MSLLAIEGLTLSAGGAVLVRDLSLHIEPGERVGLIGESGSGKSLTAMAATGLLPPDIDVRGSVLLGGQEVIGTPDRELDRLRGSVAAFVFQEPLTALDPLLRLGRQVAEPLRRTARREGRALSGMALDRAVVQLLEQVALPQPERVARSYPHEVSGGQRQRVAIAMALACRPRLLIADEPTTALDVTTQAEILALLGNLVRDRDMALLFISHDLPVVAAVVDRVVVLRQGVAVETGPVGRVFDAPQHEYTRALVAAARAFDAALDGAA
- a CDS encoding ATP-binding cassette domain-containing protein, with amino-acid sequence MSLVSVEHVSFFYSRDRLVLDDVSLNIRPGASIGLVGESGSGKTTLLRLLLGLLRPSSGRIRFEEAALDPGDRAFMRGYRRQVQAVFQDPYSSLDPRQTVLGIVGEPLRSLAIPGNRREQVVAALVSVGLDPDILARYPHEFSGGQRQRIAIARAIVARPKLLLADEAVSALDLSTRIHIVELLKRLAADMTLVFVSHDLGVVAALCDEIVVLERGRIVEAGATGAILAAPQHPYTRTLLGSVPRMPAPGAAKDETR
- a CDS encoding DUF1684 domain-containing protein, yielding MSASRDYLASLDAWKAQRLANLKADSGWLNIIGRYWLGPGSVTVGAAADNDIVLTTGPARVGTLTQDEAGQVSFTPANGGDALRLALDKKNPPKFQIGRLLLEVTTLNGENALRVRDTQSKAPGAFPGIDSFGVKPEWRIVADWVPYDQPRGVTVNTTKDIATDVEVSHKAVFTLDGTRYELLATHGTPEAPQFVIRDLTSRDTTYPASRFLYGEDVTADTIVLDFNKAINPPCAFTDHAVCPLPPPENILPIRIEAGEKRLAR